The following proteins are co-located in the Amyelois transitella isolate CPQ chromosome W, ilAmyTran1.1, whole genome shotgun sequence genome:
- the LOC106141527 gene encoding uncharacterized protein LOC106141527, producing MGFCIVCGIATDRCNTIGSRRLEMEGEIMLSIVRQWIAPKTASESDIICHSCYNAANSVANDDERPEAEEAPLGHRRVCTLCGRSLLRRIRYHPLRIGSAQDRKIIEVVKEWIIPRAMSVSTFLCHSCWMRASRASRHFHSGPSTSAASSVPVNEPSSGGSLNIQDSPAPLQQSQSARRPHVNTIVLPEYFRPVETQNRCFVEGCCGSERNRVTPSMRRQLLKMYNYYVPPNNRLCDYHLTCTSSDFLNDISMNIINVFNADHIQDMLTLKDAEVNFLDFEDFEIDSSLNGKDAIIQYYCNCIVGKRTVGCCAHIISIICKFVNSISC from the exons ATGGGTTTCTGCATTGTTTGTGGAATAGCAACGGATCGTTGCAATACAATAGGAAGTCGTCGATTGGAAATGGAAGGCGAAATAATGTTGTCCATTGTAAGACAATGGATTGCACCAAAAACG GCAAGTGAAAGTGATATTATTTGTCATTCATGCTACAATGCTGCCAACAGTGTAGCCAATGATGATGAGAGACCAGAAGCTGAAGAAGCACCTTTGGGACACCGTCGCGTGTGCACACTTTGTGGACGTTCTCTGTTACGCCGTATAAGATATCATCCATTGAGAATAGGTTCCGCTCAAGACCGGAAAATAATAGAAGTTGTAAAGGAATGGATTATCCCACGCGCG atgagTGTTTCAACCTTTTTGTGTCACTCTTGTTGGATGAGAGCATCAAGAGCTTCCCGCCATTTTCATTCGGGCCCCTCTACATCTGCTGCTTCTTCAGTGCCCGTTAACGAACCAAGTTCCGGAGGCTCTCTGAATATTCAAGACTCTCCA GCTCCATTGCAACAATCCCAATCAGCGAGAAGGCCTCATGTCAATACAATTGTTTTACCTGAGTATTTTAGACCAGTGGAAACACAAAATAGATGTTTTGTTGAAGGATGTTGCGGAAGTGAAAGAAACCGAGTAACTCCTTCCATGCGAAggcaattattaaaaatgtacaattaTTATGTGCCCCCAAATAACAGATTATGTGACTATCACTTGACTTGCACATCATCGGACTTCCTTAATGATATATCAATGAATATCATTAATGTATTCAATGCAGACCATATCCAAGATATGTTAACTTTAAAAGACGCTGAAGTCAATTTCCTTGATTTTGAAGATTTTGAAA ttGACAGCTCTTTGAATGGCAAAGACGCtattatacaatattattgtaattgcATAGTTGGGAAACGAACAGTAGGTTGCTGTGCCCACATAATTAGTATTATATG TAAGTTCGTGAACAGCATCAGTTGCTGA